CGTCTACGAGCACCACGGCTCCAAGGAGGGCGTCTACCTGGCCTGCGTCAAGCGCGCCCGCGACGCCCTGGCCGTCGAGTACGACGCCGCGACCGCCGGCGTGACCGATCCGCGCGAGCAGCTGCGCCTCTCCGCCGACGTGTTCTTCGCCACGCTGGAACGCGACCCGCAGCGCTGGATCGTCCTGTTCGGCGGTGCGGCGGTCCCGGTCATCGGCGAGCTGGGCGAGCAGCTCTCCGAGCTGCGGCATCAGACCGTGACGCGGATCATGGACAACCTCCGCGCGCACGCGGTCGCCGGCCTGGACTCCGAGCGCGTCGAGATGGCGGCCTACGCGATCTCCGGCGTCGGTGAGCAGCTCGGCCGGTGGTGGATCAAGCACCCCAACGTGCCCAGAGCACG
The sequence above is a segment of the Conexibacter woesei Iso977N genome. Coding sequences within it:
- a CDS encoding TetR/AcrR family transcriptional regulator, whose amino-acid sequence is MTASATLPTPRRLPRAERGRQLLDVAEELFIAKGYDRTSIEDIAKAAGVSRPIVYEHHGSKEGVYLACVKRARDALAVEYDAATAGVTDPREQLRLSADVFFATLERDPQRWIVLFGGAAVPVIGELGEQLSELRHQTVTRIMDNLRAHAVAGLDSERVEMAAYAISGVGEQLGRWWIKHPNVPRARVVADYVDFVWSGVAPFALEGRGR